The Ostrea edulis chromosome 1, xbOstEdul1.1, whole genome shotgun sequence genomic sequence ttaacattcatttaattgtgttattGTTGCACTTCTTACCATTGTAAAGCGCCCTggagtattttgttttatataaggcgctatataaatttattattatcatcatcacccAATGTGATGTAACGTTAGGAGCTTTCGGGTGACCAAATTGCCTTCAAGTATGAAACTTGATAATTAAGAATATGTTTACTAATTTATATCTATTATGTGTTACTTTGTAGTATTCCATCTGagtactctcagtactttgatgaaatctcttattggctgctggttagtgactgctagcttcaGTCTACATGTGGTAATGAAGGTAAATTTCGTTTTTCATCAAGAAACTCTTTATCATTTGACtggaatgaatttaaaaaaaattgaataaattttaaaccGAACCATTTTAACAAAACAATCACGTACTTTACTTGGATTGACTGATTCCATGCTACAGTTTCACAAAGGGGGTTCACAACAACAGTTGTATAGGGTATCACTTGCGTAGGTAGACTGCgtataaaaatgtacacaatACTCCGGCCTTAGTCATACCTCACGGCTGGCAAGATGGTGAAGTACCTCTGTTTCATCCTTTGTGTCGCCGGTTTCTGGTTCGCTAAGAATGCAGACGCCCATGGCCGTCTGATGAAGCCTTGTCAGAGAGCATCGCTGCATAGATGTTACCAAGATCAGAACTTTCCGGCAAACACTAACGACATGGCATTGTTTTGTGGGGGAAAGGGGGTAAGTTGTACATTGAGGAGCAATCAATCGGATATAAGGTGTCATGTGTGTAGCTTTATGAAGAATCAGCTATGCGCTTTTTATTCTACTGATGGCGAAAGTTTCATGTTGAAGTCAGTCAGTGGTCATCTTCAATTAAACTTCTCAGTTGCGACAGAAGAAACAATTAAGgatctttgaaaaatacaccGTTTATTACAGTgattacagaaaaaaatattgtcattatatatgCACACACCTGTGTTACTTTCCAGTTAGAAAATTCTTTTGGATATATGTGTtattgtagatacatgtatataatgaatattgaaatccttcaattgATACTTTTATCAACACAATGTGATCGGGGCTCTTGTCGTACAATGTAGCCACAGGGActgtaaatgtcctagtaataATAAACAactgaaatcgagagaacgatgacgtatatctttgttatgtTAAGAACATGTGGCTTGAAATTTGACATGCAAGTAGTtgaaacattaatctatgcaaggaaaacgacagaTTACGCATAGCGTGCCTAGTTTAAGAATTTTTaagcatttgaagcgagtggttagttttttatctgggtcagagttagacccctttctatatttatggtatcactgAGTTCGGatccaaaacgggcttagcccctgtggttgTAGCTATCAACATATCGTTCTGTAGAAATTGCTTCTAAATtcacaacatttctatcaggttttctgtTTATGGTGAAGATCGTTTATATCGTGTTTTCTGTATATATGCTATCGTATCGCGCGTTTATCCTGTCttatcgtgtgtgtatcctatcgtgcgtgtattattagttacacagttagttagtgacctgatacggaaaaatacatggtgtgaaaagaaaacgggttttcttttcacaccatgtatttttccgtatcaggtcactaactaactgtgtaacgaatttatcacgtcgaagacctctaactgtatatgtgggggtctatatcatacaacttagtcaaatgtctttccttttgacacggctgcaagtcgaacccgacgataaataaaattactcgcccaatccggattttactcgcatgatacggtttttttcacggcgtcatgtgaccaagatctgaccaattagatttcaacaattttgtctgaggcgtgataaccTATCTTATCGTGTGTCCATCATATCCTATCGTATGTGTATTCTATCCTATCGTATGTTGTGTGTATCGCATCCTATCGTACGtatatcgtgttctatcgtttatcaggtgaagaataacgttgcgggtaccgTAGTTATTTCCCTATGAATTCCTcggttgtaaacaatgcgcgtataaTACAGATAAACGACTGGGAATTCCAATCGAgatgaaagtagaatataagtcttagaaataaactttttttttaaaaatacatgaggtatGAACTGAGATGCTACACGCCAGGATACTTTTCATGAGAAGTACCATGTAGGCTGACATGAAGCGTCAcactcatgtattttaaaaataaaatgtatttcttaaaCGTCCGTTCTCTGTTACCCCTTTACACATACaccattattcaaacatgtatatatatttttctggTTCAATACATTTATTCAATTCTTTTAGTCAGGATATTTACAAGTGCCCTTACATCCCAACCTGACCAGCGGGTATGGGGGATGTACAAGTGCAttaaacatgtatatcataacATACATAATTATCcaaacatgtatacattaaCATATTCGTACcctgtttatgataatattctCACTCTAGCATGTATACATATGCACATCTTGGACATGAACTATGTTATTCCTTTAAACTTTTGAGAACCATGACAAAATATAAATAGCAAAGTTTTTAAACCCTGAGTCATAATTTCTTCCATCATTAATCCCTAATATTACCCCATCTTTCTTCGGACCATCAAATGAATGAGTAAAACCGGAATTTGAATCTATTATCGATTTTACTGCATTTATACGTAGACTCAATGGAATGTTAATGGAGGAAAATGTGGAATATGCGGTGATCCCTACAATGGAGCGAAGCCCCACGAAGCAGGCGGAAAGTATGCAACAGGATTCATAACAGAGACCTATCGTCAAGGGCAGGAGATCGACGCGACAGTTGAACTTACTGCAGCACATCGTGGGAAATTCTTCTTCAAAATCTGCAAACAAACTAATGACTACATTGAGGTGACCCAAGAATGCTTAGACAAATCACAGTTGAAGGTAAAGTTTAATAGCTTGTTTGAACTACCGGATATAATGAGTTTTCACCGGTCAAGGGTGACGTACATATATCCTTAACaacggagggggggggggggggagataaaACATTCTCAATGTTGCGGCCTTGAGCACCAtgcatacatgtgcatgtaggtCAATATTTGTGGCACTTTACTAGATTTTCGAatacaaaatgcaaaaaaaaaataaaaaaaaataaaaatttaaaaagtgtaaaaacaaaaaccccACGATAAACTGTCTAGTTATTATCATTCTTTAGTGTCCGGAAGTGTTCTCAAAAACGATTCGATGGATCAATGTCTTTACGGGGTGATAAAAGGTGACGTTAAAACCACTATTAAATTTCTTATGAATGATCGaaacattatgaaatttatactatatgtacatgcatatgatACGAACAATGGCAATAAATTGGCCCTATCAAtctaataaaagaagaaaattcgATGAAATTTTTGTTGTAGGTTTATGATAAGAATACCTAATGATTGGTATACAGGAAAATTCCTTAATCAAATTCGCGTGCGTGTGAATGCGCGTGTGTTCTTTGGTTAAAAGGACTGATTCCCGATTTCCCCATAGCTTTGGTTTTTCACTTTTACGGTATAATGTTTTGAAAAGGTTTCAGAAAAATATCAAGGTTATATATTATGatagaagctcattatagagaggttattatatgttttgtaaacaaagattgaggtgtgttattgtttacgaagttttcaaaataaataaatatcaatctaagtttattattatatattctatttcaagtatttttcaGGTAAAATGTGCCATTTAAAAGTTACATTTAAATGTGTGACGGTACAAActtaagatgctttaaattaccaTATAAACAtctcactggtttgtttgtaaacatagaAAGAGTCAAGTCTTTGTTTgcataacacagagttaaggctaaaatattgctcttatccttgcattcagaaggtccacattttggttgtcaacattaaatgagtatTTTTAATGtgtaatatcaaaatatgaattttgttttcttttttccaaaatcgtgaatcagtccctttaacataTAAAACCAAGCATTTCTCTATAACATaatatgttgattttaaatttatGCGCTTGTGTTGAATTTTGATACAGTTTGATCTAATTAAAAACGAAAGATGTTGCCACCCTTTTGAAGATGTAGAGAtgcaaaaacagaagtataggtcaacatcagaaattcacacatttttgtaaaacaataatatgaatagataaaaaattgttataaTGACAAGTTTTAATGTTAGCAATTTAGAAAAACTGCTTATCTATAAATTCGTATGAATTGATTGTGGATATTTAGGAAAAGTTTGTATTATAGACACGCAGTAGAGGAATACCAGCATATGAGTTATTACCCTTGacaacagtttttaaaattagGAATAATTGATTATCCAATAgatgtaaatatcaacttttcaCTACcaataatttacattttttttttattttatccagtatataaaattcctctgaaagatatatttctatcatgcgcaaagtttaactTAATAAAGAtgtttgcaaaaacctatgccATCACAGGAGGATCGATCTACTTTAAAAGTCTATAATTtccttatttaaaaaaaaatcggtttGAAGATCCTTTTGTAAATTTATAGTAAGGTGTTTGACACACAGGCATTGCCATCATGCGCATGCCCACAGATTGATTTTCATTGGATAAATTAACGctttaacatgtatattattacattgtattttacaAATGAAGGAAATGACAAATGTTTGGTGAACATTTGGTCTTCGTTACAACTTGCACTAGTTTCTTGGATGTTTTACAGGTAGTTCAGAATGGCGAACTCAAGGACTACTATGCAGTAACAGAAACTGGATCCGCGATGATTAACATAAAGTTGAAGCTGCCGGACGATTTGACATGTGAACACTGTGTCTTCCAATGGTGGTACACTACTGGTACATAGAATACTCCGTTTCTTAACTTAAAAGTTTGAACGTTTACTTTAAACAGTCTCGGTGCTGCCAAATATAGGATATAGAGCTAAGTAGGATgtaagaataaataaatattttacaacacttaCTTTGGTAAACTGCAAAACTTAAAAGAGGATTAAttaattgaaatacatgtagttctagggtatcataaccattttatggaagtatacaccatatgaaagaattttgaggaatatcatttaatttggacgcgggaccaaatttggccccaaacgtacCTTGTCCTTTATCCATTGATTTGGGAAATacattaattctttttatagGAAACAATTGGGGACGGTTTCCTGGAGAAAAGGGATGTCTAGGTTGCGGACCACAAGAAACCTTTGTGAATTGCGCTGACGTCAAAATTGAGCCTCGGGATGAAACCCCGAAACCGGTGACAAAGGTTACGACTGCACAACCAATCACCAACCAACCTCAAACAGTGCGACCAGGTACATGTCGCCCATCTTGCATTGCCGGACAGTATCTGTCTTGTCAGTCTGTTAAATTGCCTGGAATCATAGGCGTTAACGATTGGTGCTACTTCATGTGCAAAGATCACTCACCAAACTGTCCTAATCACTGTAGTTGCACTTGCAAACCTGACCAACAATGCACCATCAAACCCGTGTTTCAGTTTCTCGTCAGACAggatttttgcgattatctcatTATGATTGCCCCTAATTCTCATTATCTCAAGTATTTTTGCGACTGTATCTAGTACAATATGtttctattgataaaattgctACACTGTATAAgaataaaaaatcatattatgtacatcttcttttttttttctttttttacatgcattacaacatacatgtaatataaggTTGTTTATAACGTCGCGGAAGTATACGTTATTCGATTCATTTTTAATAGGCAGAATACAAGaatatctctttttaaaaataaactatcacATTGGTGcactatattttgtttatatatgttaCTATGATAACCAAACCTATGGTGGCATAGTTCTGCCACCACATATgagataattatgtcgacttgtcggATCTTTGTGTTGTCTTGTCAAATCTTTATGTCAAATTATCAGATCTTTTTGTCGACTTGTCACTTATTCACGTGTTTAAAAAGTCAACAGGAAAACGTGTCCATGCCCAGTTTGTGCCATCCAGTTGACAACATATTTTTATGACAAGCCAGCAAGTCAacataatcatctgacaagtcgacatactGTActcatctgacaagtcgacatgttgacttgtcagaaaATTATGTCGAGTTGTCAgaaaattatgtcgacttgtcatataattatgtcgacttgtcagaaaattatgtcgacttgtcagataattatgttgacttgtcagaaaATTATGTGGACTTTTCAGATATTATGATGACAAGTAGATGACAGTTAGTGGTATTAACACGCTTTAATAACAAGATACTGAGTTCCTAGTCATGGTGATTAttttctgacaagtcgacattaagatctgacaagtcgacataaagaTCTAACGAGTTGACATAAAGATCTTACGAGTTGACATAAAGATCTAACATCTGTCAAGTAGACATAAAGATATGTCAAGTGGACATAATTATCTGATAAATGGTCGCAGAAATATGCCACCACATAAGCTGGAAATAAACCCTAactactgtatacagggttcTCTTTTCTACCCTTGCAAACAGTTTCACCTCGTTTGGAAATTGTCATTGACATTAATAAAGACAAGAaacattggtacatgtacaagccattattattattattatgtacaagccaaaagggtaagtatcaGCACGTGCCAATACGTAAGTGACTTACCTTAGCGGACcactgatttatttttttttaaatgaaggtGGGGTGGGATGTTAAAGTACAAGAACTTTGCTTTGCCAAGCCCCATTTTCTTAAATCGTGAAATCGTTCTGTTACAATACACGTTGAAAATGATATAGGATCCACATGTCTACAATTTGAAATAAGCGAGTTTgataagaatttatgaaatcgTAATTTGTATCCGTTCGATATGAAATATAGTCCTCCACTCTAAAGGAATCTCATATCAGTGACTGGGTTCCTAAACATCATCAACGTTATTGGTCTTTTGTCAACATTTTATTCTGTACTTCACTGCATGCATTTTAGAAAACAGAAATGAACTGTAGGAAAAGGTCAGCATTGCTATTGTGTTCATTcgcattttcacaaaaataaatggGCGGGAGCGTAACTACATAATTGGTCGTTTGTCAACATTTAATAAAGAGGGCGTTATACAGTACAGAAGCGGCAATCTTCCCTAATCAGGGTTCGGTGCCTGGTATTTCAACACTCGTAACGTAGAACTGACCCTCACCCAGAAAATagacaagttctcgttagcagtCTTGACTATTACAATAGGTTGgaagtttatttcaaattcagccCATTGTAATCAACAGAAATTTGACATGAAAGATTTATAAAGACTAGAGATATGTTTTAATTAAGAAAAAATCCAGATGAAAAATGTAATATGTAAAAGAAATATTGTGTCCGTGAGGaattcgaacccggtcgttttaaaacagaaaacatcTCTCTACATTTCACAGTGAACGACCTTACCCATTGAACCACACCGTAGACAataattaacgtacaggtgcgattgaaagtgatatcattgaaattgttttcatttttacgaaaaattgaaatttacccCCCAAAAATTCCCTcgtaaaacaaaatttcaaagcgacagtctTTTTAGTGGGAAAACTCGAAGATCATGTTTATgttaaatttctattgttttacggaggcagtttttctaaacttcggggatacccctctattttaacatcaaaaaatatatattaataatcGCTATTGACTTaaacacgtcttttaaacttattttcaaatatatacgGTTCCAGTGGCCTCCgaggccgagtggttagagcatcgagctcaaaatcacacggcttTTCACCTCTGCTaggcacgggttcgaatcccgctcgcgccagtaagtgagaaagtttcccagtttactttcggaaagtcttttcccaggtacattgtatctgggttctctcttccacccattaaaaaactgggcgccaccagataacttaAAAATTGTTgcgtgtggcggaaaacagcaaaacaaacaaaaatgttcGAAGCAAGACAAAAGTtctaattgttttaaaatttgttatatatttgaatcatttaattttattgatcTTTCACGCAACACCTTTAGGAAAGTGAACATGAGAGTTGCAACACCTTTGTATTCTAACTAAAAGAAAATACTTAGTTTATCAGTGTAGTTTTATGAATTTATTAGTCCACTACCGATgatttaggtttgcgctccgtccgtctgtccgtcagtccagttttcccatacttttttctctgttcttgcataTATTTATTTGACATTTGATATGTTGCTTTACCATAACAAATTACAGTTCCACTTCGAATTTTCtctcggtccattgatttttctcttagttatggcccttggacttagaaaaataacatgatttatcagtttttcagactttttttgttgttgtgcttgcagatatttatttgatatttcatacattgctttgccataacaagttacagatcaagtttgaatttggtcccgtccgttgatttttcatttagttatggcccttggacttagaaaaatagcatgaattattgttatggcaaagcgatgtaccaaatatcaaatgaatatctgcaagcacataaaaaaagtctggaaaactgataattcatgttatttttcattaagtCATGGCCcatggacttagaaaaatagcatgaattgttagtttacatccaagtttcttgtctctgtagataagagtactacactcattaaaacttctagcatagtaatacaacaatatgaATTCAACTCAGTCAGCCATCACTATACCCCGTATAGGAAACATGACAGTCGCAGGGAATATTGATCcttatttaaacagtattttattatgaaaattcACAATGGGATTGGACAGCAGGCACTGCCTAAATAAGTCCTCTCCATAGAAGGTACAAGGTCATACAAactttagaatatataaatacagtGTTACACAAATGATATAATGATTTGAACATTGCAATAACATAGGTCATTCATGACATGGCAGCTTGTAATCAATTCTACTATTATTGTATGGATTCAATAAATAGTTTACACTTTAATCAGAAGATACAAAATAGGAAAAACAAAAAGGAACcatgaaaattaagaaaattggATATTGGTTCTAGGAcaataaaatgatattgattACACAAATCTCTTTGTAGACAGAATAAATTCAtgcaaaaattttaaatattgcaatattttcattgaatgTAAGATTGTTATCTCCATTCAAAATAAGTTCAATGGATAAATAATGGCAATTGCAAATTACTAAAACTTTGAATTACTTTCTGTCTTTGTAAATTGTATTTTGTGCAATTCATGAAGAAGTGAAATAGTTTCAGAAATATTTCCACACAGATCACATATTTGATTTCCCCTCAGAAAATGATTAAATAGATCAGCATGTAAATTGCTAGCATTATTTCGCAGTTGACAATGAAGTATATTTGCTTTTCGATTCCCATAATTAGATGTCCTAGGTTTTCGGCAATaacgtttttttttaatgctgtCTTAAATGCTGATAATGTTGGAAGACTTCTGATTTCAAGAGATAACTCATTCCATAGTTTTATAGTTGAAGGAATAAAGCTATTCATATATGAGACAGAATTACCTAATGGAACATTAAACTTGAGAGAGTCCTGATTTCTTAGGGGTAAGAATTATGAGGTGGGAAACATGATTGCAGTAAGTCTTGTAAATATTGGGGTGTTAATCCAtaaactattttataaaatgataaacGTTTGTGTTTTTTCTTCTAGTTGCTAGAGAATTCCACCCAAGTTCATCATACATTATTGATCTTGATGAATTTAGTCTTAAACCAGTTATTATTCTTGCAGCTGCAATTTGAATAGGGATCCTTCGTTCAATACTGGAATAATCAGTGGAACCTCACAACACTCGTCACATAGTGTGCAGTTTCAAGGTAACCAGCTACAACCTTATATACCACAAAGTCCACAAGGACAATCTGCAGGTTATATTTCACCAATACGGAGTCAGTCGAACACTCCAAATAGAGATATGTGTGATACACTGTCTATGATATGCGATAGACTGGATTATTTGTCTaccaaactacatgtacattgtagatACACTGGACCAAATACATAAACGATTATGTGATCTTGAGAGAAACATTGAATGTGTAAATCAAGAACTGAAGGAATTGAAAAACGTGAAAGTCAAAGTCGGAGACCTTGAGAAAGGAATGAACCACATGTCACTACAATACGATGACCAACAAAAAGCTGTTAGGACTTGAGAagtttaaagctgacatgaatgaataaatacgaacacatttctcatcttatccgccatatttccctcaggtagcctaatttactctacccgcaTATACCccaaaatgaaaggtgaagataacgaacagtgatcaatctcataactcctataagtaatacaaatatagatagttgggcaaacacggacccctggacacaccagaggtgggatcaggtgcctaggaggagtaagcatcccctgtccaccggtcacacccgccgtgagccctatatcctgatcaggtaaacggagtcatccgtagtcaaaaccagtgtgccaagaacggcttaacaatcggtatgaaacacgccagacagcatttgacccaatgataggttgtattgacgaactagatcgttataacgaccatagaatttgcaaaatgctgacttcaatcgagacagtTGAAATCCcggtatcatcaacttgtttgtcagtagctctcctcgatttaaaaactgactatacgcagaacaagctcctgcgtatcgaatcagttgagagatataaacaccatatgcaggtgataatggaagattgctacataaatatgggaagttgacgatggagaagctgaaatcatcccgtttgtcatatagttgagttgtcagtttgccgttgatgtctactttcaataaaatatctaagtatgaagcagaagtgaatgactctgtggtgtcttttatttcgagctcacttggatatatcgaatcgacatatgaatgaaagttattactgttaataaacaaaatgtcgtcgatatatctaaatgtcgaattgaaggccacagcaagagattttgaataaattctgcttcatatgaatatggaaacaggtcagctaaaaaggagcacaattcgtgcccatggtaattccaacagactgttgcagacctgatcaccaaagaccacgaagatattgtcaatgagaaactctagcatatttttaatttcaacttcagagtacttgtgcgtggaatcagagtggtgtttaacaaagttta encodes the following:
- the LOC125663749 gene encoding uncharacterized protein LOC125663749 — protein: MVKYLCFILCVAGFWFAKNADAHGRLMKPCQRASLHRCYQDQNFPANTNDMALFCGGKGTQWNVNGGKCGICGDPYNGAKPHEAGGKYATGFITETYRQGQEIDATVELTAAHRGKFFFKICKQTNDYIEVTQECLDKSQLKVVQNGELKDYYAVTETGSAMINIKLKLPDDLTCEHCVFQWWYTTGNNWGRFPGEKGCLGCGPQETFVNCADVKIEPRDETPKPVTKVTTAQPITNQPQTVRPGTCRPSCIAGQYLSCQSVKLPGIIGVNDWCYFMCKDHSPNCPNHCSCTCKPDQQCTIKPVFQFLVRQDFCDYLIMIAPNSHYLKYFCDCI